The following coding sequences lie in one Sorex araneus isolate mSorAra2 chromosome 4, mSorAra2.pri, whole genome shotgun sequence genomic window:
- the SMPD2 gene encoding sphingomyelin phosphodiesterase 2 isoform X1, whose translation MKPNFSLRLRVFNLNCWAIPYLSKHRSDRVKRLGDFLNMESFDLVLLQEVWSEQDFHFLRQKLLPTYPAAHYFRSGVIGSGLCVFSKHPIQEFTQHAYTLNGYPYMVHHSDWFCGKAVGLLVLHLSGLVLNAYVTHLHAEYNRHKDIYLAHRVAQAWELAQFIHHTSKKADVVLLCGDLNLHPKDLGCRLLKEWTGLQDAYLETRDFKGSEEGCTMIPENCYVNQHELEPFPSGIRIDYVLFKAVSGFYISCKTLKTTIGNDLHNGNPLSDHEALMATLCVRHSPPQQNPSPASGSLDQPPLINVLTEAWNELELGMVQARWWATFAGYVIGIGLLLLALLCALAAGGGIREVAILLWTPSVGLVLVAGAVYLFHIQETKNLSRVRAELQHFLRRARETQDPSPSSHPALHLGQQEGDRAEEQ comes from the exons ATGAAGCCCAACTTCTCGCTGCGACTGAGGGTCTTTAACCTCAACTGCTG GGCCATACCCTATCTGAGCAAGCACCGGTCCGATCGCGTGAAGCGTCTTGGGGACTTTCTGAACATGGAGAGCTTCGACCTAGTGCTCCTGCAGGAG GTATGGAGCGAGCAGGACTTTCACTTCCTGCGACAGAAGCTGCTGCCCACCTACCCGGCTGCACACTATTTCAGGAG CGGCGTCATTGGCAGCGGTCTCTGCGTGTTCTCCAAACACCCAATCCAGGAATTCACCCAGCATGCGTACACCCTCAATGGCTACCCCTACATG GTACACCACAGCGACTGGTTCTGCGGGAAGGCTGTGGGGCTGCTGGTGCTCCACCTAAGTGGGCTGGTGCTCAACGCCTACGTGACCCAT CTCCATGCCGAGTACAATCGACATAAGGACATCTACCTAGCACATCGTGTGGCCCAAGCTTGGGAACTGGCCCAGTTCATCCA CCACACATCCAAGAAGGCTGACGTGGTTTTGTTGTGTGGGGACCTCAACTTGCACCCAAAGGACTTGGGCTGCCGCCTGCTGAAGGAGTGGACAGGTCTGCAGGATGCTTACCTCGAGACGCGTGACTTCAAG GGCTCGGAAGAAGGGTGTACAATGATCCCCGAGAACTGCTATGTCAACCAACACGAGCTGGAGCCGTTCCCCTCAGGCATCCGCATTGACTACGTGCTGTTCAAG GCAGTTTCTGGGTTCTATATCTCCTGCAAGACTCTGAAGACCACAATAGGCAATGACCTTCACAATGGCAATCCCCTGTCTGACCATGAAGCCCTGATGGCTACTCTGTGTGTGAGACACAGCCCtccccagcagaaccccagccctgcctctg GATCTCTAGATCAGCCGCCGTTAATCAACGTGCTGACCGAGGCCTGGAACGAGTTAGAACTGGGCATGGTGCAAGCTCGCTGGTGGGCCACCTTCGCTGGCTACGTGATTGGAATAGGGCTGCTCCTGCTGGCATTGCTCTGTGCCCTGGCGGCAGGAGGCGGCATCAGGGAAGTTGCCATCCTGCTCTGGACCCCCAGTGTCGGGCTGGTGCTGGTGGCTGGCGCAGTCTACCTCTTCCACATACAAGAGACCAAGAACTTGTCTCGGGTCCGGGCTGAGCTCCAGCATTTTCTGAGAAGGGCAAGGGAGACCCAGGACCCGAGTCCGTCAtcccacccagccctgcacctggggcagcaggagggagacAGAGCTGAGGAACAATAA
- the SMPD2 gene encoding sphingomyelin phosphodiesterase 2 isoform X2, with protein MGLSRGQEGLGISVPAFLLLKQDLTCSGVIGSGLCVFSKHPIQEFTQHAYTLNGYPYMVHHSDWFCGKAVGLLVLHLSGLVLNAYVTHLHAEYNRHKDIYLAHRVAQAWELAQFIHHTSKKADVVLLCGDLNLHPKDLGCRLLKEWTGLQDAYLETRDFKGSEEGCTMIPENCYVNQHELEPFPSGIRIDYVLFKAVSGFYISCKTLKTTIGNDLHNGNPLSDHEALMATLCVRHSPPQQNPSPASGSLDQPPLINVLTEAWNELELGMVQARWWATFAGYVIGIGLLLLALLCALAAGGGIREVAILLWTPSVGLVLVAGAVYLFHIQETKNLSRVRAELQHFLRRARETQDPSPSSHPALHLGQQEGDRAEEQ; from the exons ATGGGTCTCAGCAGAGGCCAGGAGGGACTGGGGATTTCTGTCCCTGCATTTCTGCTACTTAAGCAGGATTTGACTTGCAGCGGCGTCATTGGCAGCGGTCTCTGCGTGTTCTCCAAACACCCAATCCAGGAATTCACCCAGCATGCGTACACCCTCAATGGCTACCCCTACATG GTACACCACAGCGACTGGTTCTGCGGGAAGGCTGTGGGGCTGCTGGTGCTCCACCTAAGTGGGCTGGTGCTCAACGCCTACGTGACCCAT CTCCATGCCGAGTACAATCGACATAAGGACATCTACCTAGCACATCGTGTGGCCCAAGCTTGGGAACTGGCCCAGTTCATCCA CCACACATCCAAGAAGGCTGACGTGGTTTTGTTGTGTGGGGACCTCAACTTGCACCCAAAGGACTTGGGCTGCCGCCTGCTGAAGGAGTGGACAGGTCTGCAGGATGCTTACCTCGAGACGCGTGACTTCAAG GGCTCGGAAGAAGGGTGTACAATGATCCCCGAGAACTGCTATGTCAACCAACACGAGCTGGAGCCGTTCCCCTCAGGCATCCGCATTGACTACGTGCTGTTCAAG GCAGTTTCTGGGTTCTATATCTCCTGCAAGACTCTGAAGACCACAATAGGCAATGACCTTCACAATGGCAATCCCCTGTCTGACCATGAAGCCCTGATGGCTACTCTGTGTGTGAGACACAGCCCtccccagcagaaccccagccctgcctctg GATCTCTAGATCAGCCGCCGTTAATCAACGTGCTGACCGAGGCCTGGAACGAGTTAGAACTGGGCATGGTGCAAGCTCGCTGGTGGGCCACCTTCGCTGGCTACGTGATTGGAATAGGGCTGCTCCTGCTGGCATTGCTCTGTGCCCTGGCGGCAGGAGGCGGCATCAGGGAAGTTGCCATCCTGCTCTGGACCCCCAGTGTCGGGCTGGTGCTGGTGGCTGGCGCAGTCTACCTCTTCCACATACAAGAGACCAAGAACTTGTCTCGGGTCCGGGCTGAGCTCCAGCATTTTCTGAGAAGGGCAAGGGAGACCCAGGACCCGAGTCCGTCAtcccacccagccctgcacctggggcagcaggagggagacAGAGCTGAGGAACAATAA
- the LOC101556148 gene encoding F-actin-monooxygenase MICAL1, giving the protein MASPTSTNPVHTHFESFLKAQQCQDVLSSFQELCRTLGLEPGGGLPLYHKIKAQLNYWNAKSLWDKLDKRAGQAVYQQGQSCAHTKCLVVGAGPCGLRAAVELALLGARVVVVEKCRDFSRHNVLHLWPFTIHDLQGLGAKKFYGRFCTGTLDHISIRQLQLLLLKVALLLGVDFHWGVAFTSLQPPPQKGSGWRAQFQPSPPTQLTNYEFDVLIMAAGAKFIPEGFTVREMRGKLAIGITANFVNRRTAEETQVLEMSSVARIYNQNFFQSLLKATGIDLDNIVYYKDDTHYFVMTTNKQCLLRRGVLLQDLPDTEQLLSSDNVVPSTLERFSRDVANFATKGKLGNLEFALDTDGKHDVSAFDFTSMMRAESSARVQERHGARLLLGLVGDCLVEPFWPLGTGVARGFLAALDAAWMVKRWAKGAEPLKVLAERESLYQLLSQTSPENMHRNTAQYGLDPATRYPNLNLQAVTVNQVRDLYDVVDKEPIQQHSDRMDSVVPAGMADTQKELLRWCQEQTAGFPGVHVTDLSSSWADGRALCALVHRVQPDLLKPSDLQGLGALEAASWALRMAEHELGITPMLSARAVVTGSDPLGLIAYLSSFHSAYKSFSHTPGPSRQPSWGTSKAVLFLGKLQRTLQRTRAQENGEEAGGKKPGPGPGARVSLKAESLSAEEPPVPEPSVSLTPPSQPQEAEAGDVCALCGEQLYILERLCVDGRFFHRSCFRCHVCEATLWPGGYQQHLEDGHFYCLQHLPPPSLQEEGSHPGHESQELPSPRDSSLPPSPSTLRPSPVPDPSQPTRRLLRLSSPELQQLSSLHFIPDPEVEPPSKPLRSCSDLARQALEGRFMGWGLPAQETQVDGMKTEQEDNASSSDEEEEDTTLDLDTETLLTMTRNLDSSKYPTWNRTLLRRAKEEEMKRFCKAQAIQRRLDEIEAALKELEAEGMEVELALRRESSSSEMPKTLWTERLLQLVQRKNSLVNEEAELMLTMTELNLEEKQWYLDQELLGYMNREESLKTDADRQQEAQILKEKLRVVNERESLIRLLEECKLSKLGHS; this is encoded by the exons ATGGCCTCCCCTACCTCCACCAACCCTGTGCACACCCACTTTGAGAGCTTCCTGAaggcccagcagtgccaggatgTGCTGAGCAGCTTCCAAGAGCTCTGCAGGACTCTGGGGCTAGAGCCTGGTGGGGGGCTGCCCCTGTACCACAAGATCAAGGCCCAACTCAACTACTGGAATGCCAAGTCACTTTGGGACAAGCTGGACAAACGAGCTGGTCAGGCTGTGTACCAGCAGGGCCAGTCCTGTGCCCACACCAAG TGTCTTGTGGTGGGCGCCGGGCCTTGCGGGCTGCGGGCAGCTGTGGAGCTGGCACTGCTCGGGGCccgtgtggtggtggtggagaagtGCCGCGATTTTTCTCGCCACAACGTGCTGCACCTCTGGCCCTTCACTATTCATGACCTCCAGGGACTCGGCGCCAAGAAATTCTATGGGCGCTTCTGCACGGGCACCCTGGACCACATCA GCATCCGGCAGCTTCAGTTGCTTTTGTTGAAGGTGGCTTTACTGCTGGGGGTGGACTTTCACTGGGGTGTCGCCTTCAccagcctccagcccccgccccaaaAGG GGAGTGGCTGGCGAGCCCAGTTCCAGCCCAGTCCCCCAACCCAGCTGACCAACTACGAATTCGATGTCCTCATCATGGCCGCTGGAGCTAAATTCATCCCTGAAG GTTTCACAGTGAGAGAAATGCGTGGCAAGCTGGCCATTGGCATCACGGCCAACTTTGTGAACAGGCGCACGGCGGAAGAGACTCAGGTGCTGGAGATGAGCAGTGTCGCCAGAATCTACAACCAAAACTTCTTCCAGAGCCTGCTCAAAGCCACAG GCATTGATCTGGACAACATTGTGTACTACAAGGATGACACCCACTACTTCGTCATGACCACCAATAAGCAGTGCCTGTTGCGGCGCGGGGTGCTGCTTCAG GATTTGCCCGATACCGAGCAGCTGCTGAGCAGTGACAATGTGGTACCCAGCACCCTGGAGCGTTTCTCCAGGGATGTCGCCAACTTCGCCACAAAAGGCAAACTGGGGAACCTGGAGTTCGCGCTGGATACTGACGGGAAGCATGACGTCTCGGCCTTTGACTTCACCAGCATGATGCGGGCCGAGAGCTCGGCTAGGGTGCAGGAGAGACACGGCGCGcgcctgctgctggggctggtgggggacTGCCTGGTGGAG CCCttctggcccctgggcactggggtGGCCCGGGGCTTTTTGGCAGCCTTGGATGCCGCCTGGATGGTGAAGCGCTGGGCCAAGGGTGCTGAGCCCTTAAAAGTGTTGGCAGAGCG TGAGAGCCTGTACCAGCTCCTGTCACAGACATCCCCGGAAAACATGCACCGCAACACAGCCCAGTATGGGCTCGACCCAGCCACCCGCTACCCCAACCTGAACCTCCAGGCAGTGACGGTGAATCAG GTCCGGGACTTGTATGACGTGGTGGACAAGGAGCCCATACAGCAACACAGTGACAGGATGGACTCGGTCGTGCCGGCTG GGATGGCAGATACCCAGAAGGAGCTGCTGCGCTGGTGCCAGGAGCAGACGGCCGGCTTCCCTGGCGTCCATGTCACGGACCTGTCTTCCTCCTGGGCTGACGGGCGGGCGCTGTGTGCCCTGGTACACCGTGTGCAGCCCGACCTGCT GAAGCCCTCGGACCTGCAAGGGCTGGGGGCACTCGAAGCTGCCTCGTGGGCACTGAGGATGGCAGAGCATGAGCTGGGCATCACGCCAATGTTGTCTGCACGAGCTGTGGTGACGGGGAGTGATCCGCTGGGCCTCATCGCCTACCTCAGCTCCTTCCACAGTGCCTACAAGAGCTTCTCCCACACGCCAG GGCCCTCCAGGCAACCTTCCTGGGGCACCTCCAAAGCTGTGCTCTTCCTGGGCAAACTGCAGAGGACACTGCAGCGGACCCGCGCTCAG GAAAATGGAGAGGAAGCTGGTGGCAAGAAGCCAGGCCCTGGCCCAGGGG CACGTGTCTCCTTAAAGGCCgagagcctgagtgcagaggagccTCCTGTCCCAGAGCCCAGCgtatccctgacacccccatcccagccccaagAG GCCGAGGCAGGGGACGTGTGCGCCCTCTGTGGCGAGCAGCTCTATATCCTAGAACGCCTCTGTGTCGACGGCCGTTTCTTCCACCGAAGCTGCTTCCGCTGCCACGTCTGTGAGGCCACATTGTGGCCAGGTGGCTACCAGCAGCACCTGGAAGATG GACATTTCTACTGCCTCCAGCACCTGCCCCCGCCCAGCCTCCAGGAGGAAGGCAGCCACCCAGGACACGAGAGCCAG GAACTCCCCAGCCCGCGGGACAGTAGCCTGCCACCAAGTCCCTCCACTCTCAGGCCTAGTCCTGTCCCAGACCCCAGCCAGCCCACTCGCCGGCTACTCCGCCTGTCCAGCCCAGAGCTCCAGCAGCTCTCCTCCTTGCACTTCATCCCTGACCCGGAAGTAGAACCCCCCTCGAAACCCCTTCGCAGCTGCAGTGACTTGGCCCGACAGGCCCTGGAGGGCAGATTCATGGGCTGGGGACTGCCAGCCCAGGAGACTCAAG TTGACGGCATGAAAACAGAGCAAGAAGATAATGCCTCCTCCAgtgatgaggaagaggaagacacaACTTTGGACTTAGACACAGAG ACTCTGCTGACCATGACAAGGAACTTAGACAGCAGCAAGTACCCAACATGGAATCGAACCCTGTTGCGCCGCGCCAAGGAGGAAGAGATGAAGCGGTTCTGCAAGGCCCAG GCCATCCAGCGGAGACTGGATGAGATAGAAGCTGCCTTGAAGGAGCTGGAAGCTGAGGGCATGGAGGTGGAGCTGGCCTTACGGCGTGAGAGCA GTTCCTCTGAAATGCCAAAGACATTATGGACAGAGCGGTTATTACAGCTTGTTCAGAGGAAGAACAGCCTGGTGAATGAGGAGGCTGAGCTTATGCTGAC GATGACTGAGCTGAACCTGGAGGAGAAACAATGGTACCTGGACCAGGAGCTCCTTGGCTACATGAACCGGGAAG AGTCCCTGAAGACTGATGCCGATCGGCAGCAAGAGGCACAGATCCTCAAGGAAAAGCTCAGAGtggtgaatgagagagagagcctcATCCGCTTGCTAGAGGAATGCAAACTCAGCAAGCTGGGCCACAGCTAG